A region from the Lolium perenne isolate Kyuss_39 chromosome 4, Kyuss_2.0, whole genome shotgun sequence genome encodes:
- the LOC127348163 gene encoding uncharacterized protein: MASASSSVVAGDEKSTTEKYRILVHGRTYIDVVYTNEAATADRILRMYEGWLDEDEERFKFVGLDLEYDSSGYKLAVMQIAMREHILVFHYIRCKDHCPRLLTFLKDKQYTFTSVDKRNDTKVLRAAGLPVPEERHIDIQDIFKIKGQPQAGMADLAAKLIDPKFANMKKEFKYNRRRKEGHDFWECKPLSWMNLEYAAIDGYLSYEIYNKIYTVNEGQAHLQRSDHICPRCKNQDESSSMTRRKKQAWE; the protein is encoded by the exons ATGGCATCTGCCTCTTCTTCCGTCGTGGCCGGAGACGAGAAGTCCACGACGGAGAAGTACCGCATCCTTGTGCACGGGAGGACATATATCGACGTCGTCTACACCAATGAGGCGGCGACTGCTGATAGAATTCTTCGTATGTACGAGGGTTGGCTCGACGAGGACGAGGAAAGGTTCAAGTTCGTTGGTCTGGATCTCGAGTATGACTCTAGCGGATACAAGTTGGCGGTAATGCAAATCGCCATGAGGGAGCACATTCTTGTTTTCCACTACATTAG GTGCAAAGATCATTGTCCGCGCCTACTGACTTTTCTCAAGGACAAGCAATACACTTTTACAAGTGTTGATAAAAGAAATGACACAAAAGTTCTTCGTGCGGCCGGTCTTCCTGTTCCAGAAGAGAGACACATCGACATCCAGGACATTTTCAAGATTAAAGGTCAACCGCAGGCTGGAATGGCTGATCTTGCAGCAAAGCTTATTGATCCCAAGTTTGCCAACATGAAGAAGGAGTTCAAGTACAACCGGCGAAGGAAGGAAGGGCATGATTTCTGGGAATGCAAGCCACTGTCCTGGATGAACCTCGAATACGCAGCTATTGATGGCTATCTCAGTTATGAGATATACAACAAGATCTACACGGTGAACGAGGGACAAGCTCACCTCCAGAGATCAGACCACATCTGCCCCAGATGCAAAAATCAGGATGAATCTTCATCCATGACCAGGCGTAAGAAGCAAGCCTGGGAGTGA
- the LOC127349276 gene encoding peroxidase 47-like: MGKSTTTSISGCVIALVAAMLLASSGGVAAQGGGGYAGYGYGGYGYDYGQGHGQLIMGYYWMSCPYAEAIVRNVVGEALYKDPTLAASLLRLHFHDCFVRGCDASVLLDSTHGSTAEKDALPNKSLRGFEVIDAVKEALEARCPGIVSCADVLALAARDSVSMAGGPYYDVPTGRRDGFHSLSADTSALPAATLTAPKLIDLFVGTHGFTVPELVALSGAHTLGRAHCANFKNRLKANAVDPTMDAWMAASLVKTCKSGGDGATAKLDTTSNAFDTNYFLGLLHSRGLLTSDQTLMTGSEETVMYVGMFADNSDIFFDTFVQGMAKMGQLDLNPYGNVRMNCRVLNY; the protein is encoded by the coding sequence ATGGGCAAGTCGACGACGACGAGCATCTCTGGTTGTGTAATTGCTCTAGTAGCGGCGATGCTGCTTGCGTCATCAGGTGGCGTAGCAGCGCAAGGAGGAGGAGGATATGCTGGCTACGGGTACGGCGGGTATGGCTACGACTATGGTCAGGGCCATGGACAGCTGATCATGGGATACTACTGGATGAGCTGCCCGTATGCGGAGGCCATCGTCCGCAACGTGGTGGGTGAAGCCCTCTACAAGGACCCTACACTCGCCGCCTCCCTCCTCCGCCTCCACTTTCACGACTGCTTCGTCCGCGGATGCGACGCCTCCGTCCTCCTTGACTCCACCCACGGCTCCACGGCCGAGAAGGACGCCCTCCCCAACAAGTCCCTCCGTGGCTTTGAGGTCATCGACGCCGTCAAGGAGGCCCTCGAGGCGCGGTGCCCCGGCATCGTCTCCTGCGCCGACGTCCTCGCCCTCGCCGCCCGCGACTCCGTCTCCATGGCCGGCGGGCCCTACTACGACGTCCCCACCGGCCGCAGGGACGGCTTCCACTCCCTGTCCGCCGACACCTCCGCGCTCCCCGCCGCAACCCTCACCGCGCCAAAGCTCATTGACCTATTTGTCGGCACCCACGGCTTCACCGTGCCGGAGCTCGTCGCGCTCTCAGGCGCCCACACGCTTGGCCGGGCCCACTGCGCCAACTTCAAGAACCGCCTCAAAGCTAACGCCGTCGACCCTACCATGGACGCCTGGATGGCGGCGTCGCTGGTCAAAACTTGCAAGAGCGGCGGCGACGGGGCCACCGCCAAGCTCGACACGACGAGCAACGCCTTTGACACCAACTACTTCCTGGGGCTCCTGCATAGCAGGGGCCTGCTCACGTCTGACCAGACGCTCATGACGGGTTCAGAGGAGACGGTCATGTACGTCGGCATGTTCGCCGATAACTCCGACATATTCTTCGACACCTTCGTCCAGGGGATGGCCAAGATGGGACAGCTCGACCTCAACCCTTATGGCAACGTCAGGATgaactgcagggtcctcaactatTAA